A single Denticeps clupeoides chromosome 7, fDenClu1.1, whole genome shotgun sequence DNA region contains:
- the LOC114794441 gene encoding uncharacterized protein LOC114794441 isoform X1 yields the protein MGVECAVLTCHYKRKKETKQAGITFHMFPKNASLRQKWTEFAQREKGWSPKNWDVICSLHFLPQDFDRTGQTVRLRTNVVPSIFLDGPISTCKVGLKKNTKKTFITAGQKKIQIKKASPAKSASAVAVEQTQTCPPVSPESVADRSVQPSEQGCDVPSMEKHVIDLSVIRVHDYCLPCEMGMRAEHSTQSQSHFVQKNVIEVKGRWEWLGLELKGPLPTTKNGNRFILTVLDYYTKWVEACAIKSRGSESLALTLCELVSRLGFPLGILSRLSDGTIRKVNAALSNLLKLESGFLLFFHAQTGSLDVVAQGLVDRMVLGVVRDNPDTWDTRLPSCVFRLCCQEHPSTGQRPLQLFYHQARPVLNSPRDMAFTEEGLSDSFFKVLEIHRTTEGERRNTEDTCEGNI from the exons ATGGGAGTGGAGTGCGCCGTGTTAACGTGCCATTACAAGCGAAAAAAAGAGACGAAACAAGCTGGAATTACCTTTCACAT GTTTCCAAAGAATGCCAGCCTGCGCCAAAAGTGGACAGAGTTTGCTCAGAGGGAGAAAGGATGGTCTCCAAAAAACTGGGATGTCATTTGCAGCCTTCACTTTCTGCCGCAAGACTTTGACAGAACTGGCCAGACTGTAAGACTGAGAACAAACGTGGTGCCATCCATTTTTCTAGACGGTCCTATAAGCACTTGTAAggtaggattaaaaaaaaacacaaaaaaaacattcataacaG cAGGTCAAAAGAAGATTCAAATCAAG AAAGCCAGTCCCGCAAAGTCTGCTAGTGCAGTAGCAGTAGAACAAACCCAGACGTGTCCCCCAGTGTCTCCAGAGTCTGTCGCAGATCGCAGTGTACA GCCATCTGAACAGGGCTGTGACGTCCCCAGCATGGAAAAGCATGTGATTGATCTCAGTGTCATCAGAGTACATGACTACTGTTTACCATGT GAGATGGGCATGAGGGCAGAACACAGTACACAGTCACAGTCccattttgtgcaaaagaatGTCATAGAG GTCAAGGGCAGGTGGGAATGGCTTGGCTTAGAACTGAAAGGTCCGCTTCCTACGACCAAAAATGGGAACAGGTTTATCCTGACAGTGCTGGACTACTACACAAAGTGGGTGGAAGCTTGCGCCATCAAGAGTCGAGGCTCAGAGTCCCTGGCGCTCACTCTATGTGAACTTGTGTCTCGTTTGGGTTTTCCTTTGGGAATCCTTTCCAGACTGAGTGATGGTACCATTAGAAAA GTGAATGCGGCACTCAGCAACCTCCTGAAACTGGAATCTGGTTTTCTGCTCTTCTTCCACGCCCAAACTGGCTCTCTGGATGTGGTTGCCCAGGGTCTTGTAGACAG AATGGTTCTCGGCGTGGTCAGAGACAACCCAGATACCTGGGATACACGTCTACCATCTTGTGTTTTTCGACTCTGCTGTCAAGAGCACCCAAGCACTGGACAGAGACCTCTCCAGCTGTTTTACCACCAGGCACGTCCAGTACTGAACAGCCCTAGAGACATGGCT TTCACAGAAGAGGGCCTGAGTGACAGCTTCTTTAAAGTCCTAGAAATTCACAGGACAACTGAGGGGGAGAGAAGAAATACAGAGGATACATGTGAAgggaatatttaa
- the LOC114794441 gene encoding uncharacterized protein LOC114794441 isoform X2 has translation MGVECAVLTCHYKRKKETKQAGITFHMFPKNASLRQKWTEFAQREKGWSPKNWDVICSLHFLPQDFDRTGQTVRLRTNVVPSIFLDGPISTCKKAGQKKIQIKKASPAKSASAVAVEQTQTCPPVSPESVADRSVQPSEQGCDVPSMEKHVIDLSVIRVHDYCLPCEMGMRAEHSTQSQSHFVQKNVIEVKGRWEWLGLELKGPLPTTKNGNRFILTVLDYYTKWVEACAIKSRGSESLALTLCELVSRLGFPLGILSRLSDGTIRKVNAALSNLLKLESGFLLFFHAQTGSLDVVAQGLVDRMVLGVVRDNPDTWDTRLPSCVFRLCCQEHPSTGQRPLQLFYHQARPVLNSPRDMAFTEEGLSDSFFKVLEIHRTTEGERRNTEDTCEGNI, from the exons ATGGGAGTGGAGTGCGCCGTGTTAACGTGCCATTACAAGCGAAAAAAAGAGACGAAACAAGCTGGAATTACCTTTCACAT GTTTCCAAAGAATGCCAGCCTGCGCCAAAAGTGGACAGAGTTTGCTCAGAGGGAGAAAGGATGGTCTCCAAAAAACTGGGATGTCATTTGCAGCCTTCACTTTCTGCCGCAAGACTTTGACAGAACTGGCCAGACTGTAAGACTGAGAACAAACGTGGTGCCATCCATTTTTCTAGACGGTCCTATAAGCACTTGTAAg aaagcAGGTCAAAAGAAGATTCAAATCAAG AAAGCCAGTCCCGCAAAGTCTGCTAGTGCAGTAGCAGTAGAACAAACCCAGACGTGTCCCCCAGTGTCTCCAGAGTCTGTCGCAGATCGCAGTGTACA GCCATCTGAACAGGGCTGTGACGTCCCCAGCATGGAAAAGCATGTGATTGATCTCAGTGTCATCAGAGTACATGACTACTGTTTACCATGT GAGATGGGCATGAGGGCAGAACACAGTACACAGTCACAGTCccattttgtgcaaaagaatGTCATAGAG GTCAAGGGCAGGTGGGAATGGCTTGGCTTAGAACTGAAAGGTCCGCTTCCTACGACCAAAAATGGGAACAGGTTTATCCTGACAGTGCTGGACTACTACACAAAGTGGGTGGAAGCTTGCGCCATCAAGAGTCGAGGCTCAGAGTCCCTGGCGCTCACTCTATGTGAACTTGTGTCTCGTTTGGGTTTTCCTTTGGGAATCCTTTCCAGACTGAGTGATGGTACCATTAGAAAA GTGAATGCGGCACTCAGCAACCTCCTGAAACTGGAATCTGGTTTTCTGCTCTTCTTCCACGCCCAAACTGGCTCTCTGGATGTGGTTGCCCAGGGTCTTGTAGACAG AATGGTTCTCGGCGTGGTCAGAGACAACCCAGATACCTGGGATACACGTCTACCATCTTGTGTTTTTCGACTCTGCTGTCAAGAGCACCCAAGCACTGGACAGAGACCTCTCCAGCTGTTTTACCACCAGGCACGTCCAGTACTGAACAGCCCTAGAGACATGGCT TTCACAGAAGAGGGCCTGAGTGACAGCTTCTTTAAAGTCCTAGAAATTCACAGGACAACTGAGGGGGAGAGAAGAAATACAGAGGATACATGTGAAgggaatatttaa
- the LOC114794440 gene encoding uncharacterized protein LOC114794440 isoform X2 produces the protein MTVTCVAYNCKSYREKGVTFHRFPHNNPKLLKKWITNLRWQNWTPCPNTMICSKHFEERYFSRTKIRGRLKRGAVPTIFEFPPPQNTRKYAINPRSKRAKGLDADSSFASPPNTAKHTQAYSSGQGLEEPSPYIANSGEHACTSDSTVISSDPLGSLLDGSTLSTLTVIEPVITHIPWSIQGDSTLSRRLTLPSFFHNNYCLPQSLQWPGDAEANVEHYNEATKEASVQSIIKITERWQWLGLDFRGPLQTTMTGHKFVLTITDYHSKWVEAFPVTGLLSPEVVWILCDLFAQFGYPMGILCRLNLNTTIKLNQSLKNRLQTLKGSMIIRHRQTGYLDSATESLIDSMVTELMTDHAESWNLHLPASVLRLCCKVHPTTGESPFTRMQSKEPRPVTTPRELPYPVSILQECSFVIDSPQTSGDTILLTQLKVNGESAEEGLSR, from the exons ATGACGGTCACTTGCGTGGCATATAACTGCAAGAGCTATAGAGAGAAGGGCGTTACGTTTCATAG ATTTCCTCATAACAATCCCAAATTACTTAAAAAATGGATTACCAATCTGAGGTGGCAGAATTGGACTCCTTGTCCCAACACTATGATCTGCTCCAAGCATTTCGAGGAGAGGTACTTCAGCCGGACAAAAATAAGGGGGCGACTGAAACGAGGAGCAGTTCCCACCATATTTGAGTTCCCACCTCCTCAGAACACCAGGAAG TATGCCATTAACCCTAGAAGTAAACGAGCTAAG GGATTAGATGCcgattccagttttgcatctccTCCAAACACAGCAAAACATACCCAGGCATACAGTTCAGGGCAGGGACTGGAGGAGCCCAGCCCATACATCGCGAACAGTGGAGAACATGCTTGCACGTCAGACTCAACTGT aataAGTTCAGACCCTTTAGGATCCCTGCTCGATGGCAGCACACTATCAACACTCACTGTAATCGA GCCTGTTATCACACACATTCCCTGGTCAATTCAAGGAGATTCCACTTTGTCCAGAAGACTGACCTTACCCAGTTTCTTCCACAACAATTACTGTCTTCCACAG TCTCTTCAGTGGCCTGGTGATGCTGAAGCCAATGTT GAGCATTATAATGAAGCAACTAAGGAGGCATCTGTTCAGAGCATTATAAAG aTTACAGAGAGGTGGCAGTGGCTGGGACTGGATTTTCGAGGCCCCTTACAAACTACCATGACCGGGCACAAGTTTGTTTTGACTATAACTGACTACCACTCCAAGTGGGTGGAAGCATTTCCAGTGACTGGCCTTCTCAGCCCAGAGGTGGTATGGATTCTCTGTGATCTCTTTGCACAGTTTGGGTACCCAATGGGCATCCTTTGTCGTCTAAATCTCAACACCACAATAAAG TTAAATCAGTCCTTAAAGAATCGACTGCAGACTCTGAAAGGATCCATGATTATACGACACCGCCAGACCGGCTACCTAGATTCTGCTACAGAGTCTCTGATTGACAG CATGGTGACTGAACTCATGACAGACCATGCTGAGAGCTGGAACCTACACCTGCCTGCCAGCGTTCTTCGTCTGTGTTGCAAAGTGCACCCCACCACAGGAGAGAGTCCTTTCACTCGAATGCAGTCCAAGGAACCCAGACCTGTCACCACGCCCAGAGAGCTGCCG TATCCTGTAAGCATTCTTCAGGAGTGTTCTTTCGTGATTGACTCACCTCAGACCAGCGGGGACACAATTT TGCTCACACAGTTGAAGGTGAATGGAGAATCTGCAGAGGAAGGTCTTTCTAGATGA
- the LOC114794440 gene encoding uncharacterized protein LOC114794440 isoform X1: MTVTCVAYNCKSYREKGVTFHRFPHNNPKLLKKWITNLRWQNWTPCPNTMICSKHFEERYFSRTKIRGRLKRGAVPTIFEFPPPQNTRKYAINPRSKRAKGLDADSSFASPPNTAKHTQAYSSGQGLEEPSPYIANSGEHACTSDSTVISSDPLGSLLDGSTLSTLTVIDRPVITHIPWSIQGDSTLSRRLTLPSFFHNNYCLPQSLQWPGDAEANVEHYNEATKEASVQSIIKITERWQWLGLDFRGPLQTTMTGHKFVLTITDYHSKWVEAFPVTGLLSPEVVWILCDLFAQFGYPMGILCRLNLNTTIKLNQSLKNRLQTLKGSMIIRHRQTGYLDSATESLIDSMVTELMTDHAESWNLHLPASVLRLCCKVHPTTGESPFTRMQSKEPRPVTTPRELPYPVSILQECSFVIDSPQTSGDTILLTQLKVNGESAEEGLSR, translated from the exons ATGACGGTCACTTGCGTGGCATATAACTGCAAGAGCTATAGAGAGAAGGGCGTTACGTTTCATAG ATTTCCTCATAACAATCCCAAATTACTTAAAAAATGGATTACCAATCTGAGGTGGCAGAATTGGACTCCTTGTCCCAACACTATGATCTGCTCCAAGCATTTCGAGGAGAGGTACTTCAGCCGGACAAAAATAAGGGGGCGACTGAAACGAGGAGCAGTTCCCACCATATTTGAGTTCCCACCTCCTCAGAACACCAGGAAG TATGCCATTAACCCTAGAAGTAAACGAGCTAAG GGATTAGATGCcgattccagttttgcatctccTCCAAACACAGCAAAACATACCCAGGCATACAGTTCAGGGCAGGGACTGGAGGAGCCCAGCCCATACATCGCGAACAGTGGAGAACATGCTTGCACGTCAGACTCAACTGT aataAGTTCAGACCCTTTAGGATCCCTGCTCGATGGCAGCACACTATCAACACTCACTGTAATCGA CAGGCCTGTTATCACACACATTCCCTGGTCAATTCAAGGAGATTCCACTTTGTCCAGAAGACTGACCTTACCCAGTTTCTTCCACAACAATTACTGTCTTCCACAG TCTCTTCAGTGGCCTGGTGATGCTGAAGCCAATGTT GAGCATTATAATGAAGCAACTAAGGAGGCATCTGTTCAGAGCATTATAAAG aTTACAGAGAGGTGGCAGTGGCTGGGACTGGATTTTCGAGGCCCCTTACAAACTACCATGACCGGGCACAAGTTTGTTTTGACTATAACTGACTACCACTCCAAGTGGGTGGAAGCATTTCCAGTGACTGGCCTTCTCAGCCCAGAGGTGGTATGGATTCTCTGTGATCTCTTTGCACAGTTTGGGTACCCAATGGGCATCCTTTGTCGTCTAAATCTCAACACCACAATAAAG TTAAATCAGTCCTTAAAGAATCGACTGCAGACTCTGAAAGGATCCATGATTATACGACACCGCCAGACCGGCTACCTAGATTCTGCTACAGAGTCTCTGATTGACAG CATGGTGACTGAACTCATGACAGACCATGCTGAGAGCTGGAACCTACACCTGCCTGCCAGCGTTCTTCGTCTGTGTTGCAAAGTGCACCCCACCACAGGAGAGAGTCCTTTCACTCGAATGCAGTCCAAGGAACCCAGACCTGTCACCACGCCCAGAGAGCTGCCG TATCCTGTAAGCATTCTTCAGGAGTGTTCTTTCGTGATTGACTCACCTCAGACCAGCGGGGACACAATTT TGCTCACACAGTTGAAGGTGAATGGAGAATCTGCAGAGGAAGGTCTTTCTAGATGA